A genomic window from Triplophysa dalaica isolate WHDGS20190420 chromosome 24, ASM1584641v1, whole genome shotgun sequence includes:
- the mdkb gene encoding midkine b, whose protein sequence is MRSLFSIALVLLAVMMVTAEASMKKKDKGKEPKAEAECSEWQYEKCVPNSGDCGAGIREATCNEQTRKTKCKVPCNWKRDFGADCKYKFGRWSECDTTTGTRNRSGTLKKALFNVQCQMSIMVSKPCTPKTPKPKNGEKKKGKGKEN, encoded by the exons ATGAGGAGTTTATTCTCAATAGCGCTTGTTCTGCTGGCGGTCATGATGGTCACCGCGGAGGCCAGTATGAAGAAAAAAG atAAGGGTAAGGAGCCTAAAGCCGAGGCGGAGTGCAGCGAATGGCAGTATGAGAAATGCGTACCCAATAGCGGCGACTGCGGTGCCGGCATTCGGGAGGCGACGTGCAACGAACAGACGAGGAAGACCAAGTGTAAAGTCCCGTGCAACTGGAAGAGAGACTTCGGTG CGGACTGCAAGTACAAGTTTGGTCGTTGGTCTGAATGTGACACCACTACAGGAACCAGAAACAGGTCCGGAACGCTGAAGAAGGCACTTTTCAACGTTCAATGCCAGATGTCCATTATGGTTTCCAAACCTTGCACCCCAAAGACCCCCAAACCCAAGAACGGGGAGAAGAAAAAGGGAAAAGGAAAGGAGAACTAA
- the chrm4b gene encoding muscarinic acetylcholine receptor M4, giving the protein MLTVLGNVLVLLSIKVNRNLRTINNYFLFSLACADLIVGVFSLNLYTVYIVKGYWPLGPQMCDLWLVVDYVVSNASAMNLLVICFDRYFCVTRPLSYPARHTAGWAWAMIATAWLLSLLLWAPAILFWQIGRDGRKVREGECYILLLANPAVTLATAIPAFYLPVVIMTVLYIRICLASQRRVFKSTLESTNLLQPNGGALIKPDIVNDIKRDQTCSFKDDLIRKSKLRNSVDSSPDGSVAERGLDTKPNTITDSTEASNKILCSNSSVFKSNSCLHRTDSKVLKDVSKLTRRKAVRERKVTRTIFAVLLAFICTWTPHNVMVLIATFCHRCVPEVLWVVGYFLCYINSTVNPVCYALCNDTFKRTFKRLLKCRFRNQRLR; this is encoded by the coding sequence ATGCTTACAGTCCTGGGCAACGTTCTCGTGCTCCTGTCAATCAAAGTCAACCGCAACCTCCGAACCATCAACAACTACTTCCTCTTCAGTCTGGCTTGCGCTGACCTCATCGTTGGTGTGTTTTCATTGAATCTCTACACCGTGTACATTGTCAAAGGCTACTGGCCTTTGGGACCACAGATGTGTGACTTGTGGCTGGTTGTGGATTACGTGGTAAGTAACGCCTCTGCGATGAACCTCCTTGTGATCTGTTTCGATCGCTACTTCTGCGTCACCCGGCCTCTGAGTTACCCGGCCAGGCATACCGCGGGGTGGGCATGGGCCATGATCGCCACCGCCTGGTTGCTCTCTTTGCTTCTATGGGCTCCGGCCATCCTTTTTTGGCAGATTGGGCGGGATGGTCGGAAGGTCCGAGAGGGCGAGTGCTACATTCTGCTCCTCGCCAACCCAGCTGTAACCCTGGCAACCGCCATCCCTGCATTCTACCTTCCTGTTGTAATAATGACTGTTCTGTATATTCGGATATGCCTGGCAAGTCAGAGGCGAGTTTTTAAGTCGACGCTCGAATCGACAAACCTTCTTCAACCAAATGGAGGAGCATTGATCAAGCCCGATATAGTAAACGATATTAAAAGAGATCAGACGTGCTCATTCAAAGATGACCTCATCAGGAAAAGCAAATTGCGCAACTCTGTGGATTCAAGCCCCGATGGCTCTGTGGCAGAGCGAGGGCTAGATACAAAACCAAACACCATCACGGATTCTACAGAAGCGAGTAACAAGATACTTTGCTCTAACAGTTCCGTTTTCAAAAGCAATTCTTGTTTACACCGAACGGATTCCAAGGTTCTCAAAGATGTCTCCAAGTTGACTCGACGGAAGgcggtgagagagagaaaggtgaCAAGGACGATTTTTGCGGTTCTCCTGGCCTTCATCTGTACCTGGACGCCTCACAACGTCATGGTTCTCATTGCTACTTTCTGCCACCGGTGTGTTCCAGAAGTCCTGTGGGTGGTGGGATATTTTCTGTGCTACATCAACAGCACTGTTAATCCAGTGTGCTACGCTTTGTGTAATGACACCTTCAAAAGAACCTTCAAGAGACTGTTGAAGTGCCGCTTTAGAAATCAAAGATTAAGATGA
- the ambra1b gene encoding activating molecule in BECN1-regulated autophagy protein 1B — protein MAAQNRNSVLILSRRERGARVLGSQHLLQQLVEDRTRWMKWQSQKVELPDNPRSTFLLAFSPDRNLVASTHVNHNIYITDLKTGKCLHSLVGHRRTPWCVTFHPTIPGLVASGCLDGEVRIWDLHGGSESWFTESNIAIASLAFHPTAQLLLIATNNELHFWDWSRPEPFAVVKTASETERVRLVRFDPLGHNLLTAIVNPSNQQNEDDSEVPMDSMEMALFRQRSLLRSPPVRRTPILHNFLHILSSRSSGAQASDQPRPAPEPREPPNIPRFQYPMRAEPGDRSSLQGCTQHLGLGCLCSRCASSRNLLTQNSTSLQPSDSTPTQSGPSAFTPTPGQTRTSTERPSAFSSVFSVNPGNSAHRGLLPLRTIDPMVAQVTGAPEAPGRLPGADWSGRLLSTGHEHTLGAIGVESERGLVPPPRTSSSSMDLLSLRRFPDGSSSSPIYTSATEGRGLGLPGTEPNRGRANDGTSSGHHPFYDNTQRNNPASIRNVLQCNLSRYFMEYERMQELERPGGSREVAGGPGTMQELLNSSMDAERPGPSQNNSSHTGNGGPVAGASQNHPNRCRSCHNLLTFNHDTQRWERSGQSSSSSSQEGPSWPLSVPPFEDPAQSARVEAQPPEMRTMELGETSSGVQGQQPMGLVYNQETGQWESMYRQPTPSAPPEAAQDSLNPEVPVDNPDEDSLRRRLLESSLFPFSRYDMSGSRDHPIYPDPARLSPAAYYAQRMIQYLSRRESIRQRSLQNRLRTLSTSQSESQANNPSSTPPEASDGDYEDIEEPGDRTRHRMPRNARMSAPSLGRFVPRRFLLPEYLPYAGLFHERGQSGLATHSSINRVLAGASIGDGQSAVASNIANTTYRLQWWDFTKFDLPEISNASVNVLVPHCKIYNDASCDISANGQLLAVFIPSSQRGFADEGNLAIYSLAPHNLGEMLYTKRFGPNAISVSLSPMGCYVMVGLASRRILLHPTTDHMVAQVFRLQQPHGGETSIRMMFNVVYPMAPDQRRHVSINSARWLPEPGMGLAYGTNKGDLVICRPVDFRSDGDSSSDLNTDSLFTVSSSGGSSRTRGVERPGTSRSGWRFDRDMGLMNAIGLQPRQPAPSVTSQGTQTPVVRLQNAETQTERDLPSTSTFQNAHTSRHMVQTASTSTDRHTHPETAHTMSHTAVQASTSDASLNRTSLPSTYHGDSAAESGTGEDALSRIRRLMAEGGMTAVVQRERSTTMASMGGFGNNIVVSHRIHRGSQTSVRTTQTGNPTAETPTGLAVPTAPMFRTEPSADSLEAPGPSGAAGSSFPPQFTARSEVARASPMLDADLFGSRQNDDPQHHLPPSRLNMSNHSNNNNNDHSYSESRSRDYPDDLYGR, from the exons ATGGCCGCACAGAACAGGAACTCTGTGCTGATCCTGTCACGTCGAGAGCGTGGAGCTCGCGTGCTGGGCTCCCAGCACCTCCTGCAGCAGCTTGTGGAGGACAGGACCCGCTGGATGAAATGGCAGAGTCAG AAAGTAGAGCTACCTGATAATCCACGATCAACCTTCCTACTGGCCTTCAGCCCGGACAG AAATCTTGTGGCCTCAACACATGTCAACCACAACATCTACATCACAGATCTGAAAACAGGAAAGTGCCTGCACTCCTTGGTGGGCCACAGGAGGACGCCTTGGTGTGTGACCTTTCACCCCACCATCCCTGGCCTGGTGGCCTCCGGGTGCCTCGATGGAGAAGTTCGCATTTGGGATCTACAC gGTGGTAGCGAGAGCTGGTTTACGGAGAGTAACATAGCCATCGCCTCACTGGCGTTTCACCCGACGGCTCAGCTTCTTCTCATCGCCACCAACAACGAGCTCCACTTCTGGGACTGGAGCCGCCCAGAACCGTTCGCAGTGGTCAAGACCGCCAGCGAGACTGAGCGTGTCCG GTTGGTACGGTTTGATCCTTTAGGTCATAACCTATTAACAGCTATTGTAAACCCATCCAACCAGCAG AATGAAGATGATTCCGAGGTCCCCATGGACAGTATGGAGATGGCTCTGTTCCGCCAGCGTTCTCTTTTACGCTCCCCGCCCGTGCGTCGTACACCCATCCTGCACAATTTCCTGCACATCTTGTCCTCCCGCTCCTCCGGGGCGCAAGCTAGCGATCAGCCCCGACCTGCCCCTGAGCCCCGAGAGCCACCAAACATACCCCGGTTCCAGTACCCCATGCGGGCAGAACCGGGCGACCGCTCGTCCTTACAAGGCTGCACGCAGCACTTGGGTCTTGGCTGCCTGTGCAGTCGCTGCGCTTCTTCTCGAAATCTACTTACACAGAACTCAACCTCTCTCCAGCCTTCGGATTCTACTCCGACTCAATCGGGCCCCTCCGCCTTTACACCCACCCCTGGACAAACCCGGACCTCTACGGAAAGGCCCTCAGCTTTTAGCAGTGTGTTCAGTGTGAATCCAGGGAACTCAGCACATAGGGGTCTGTTGCCCCTTAGGACTATCGATCCCATGGTGGCACAGGTAACTGGGGCCCCAGAGGCACCTGGGCGCCTCCCCGGTGCTGACTGGTCCGGTAGATTGCTTAGCACAGGGCACGAACATACCTTAGGTGCAATTGGAGTAGAAAGTGAAAGGGGTTTGGTACCTCCTCCCAGGACCAGCTCCTCCTCCATGGATCTGCTTTCGTTGCGTAGGTTTCCAGACGGTTCCTCTTCGTCACCCATATACACGTCTGCTACTGAGGGGCGTGGCCTAGGGCTCCCCGGCACTGAGCCCAACCGGGGACGAGCCAACGATGGCACGAGCAGCGGGCACCACCCCTTTTACGACAACACCCAACGCAACAACCCTGCCTCCATAAGAAACGTCCTGCAGTGCAACCTGAGCCGCTACTTTATGGAATACGAACGCATGCAGGAGTTAGAGCGGCCCGGAGGCAGCAGAGAGGTCGCGGGCGGACCTGGAACCATGCAGGAACTTTTAAACAGTAGCATGGACGCCGAACGCCCGGGGCCATCGCAAAACAACTCATCCCACACTGGAAACGGAGGCCCGGTTGCAGGGGCCTCACAAAACCACCCCAATCGCTGTCGTTCATGCCACAACCTTCTAACCTTCAACCACGACACCCAGCGCTGGGAGCGTTCTGGCCAGAGCTCCTCGTCGTCGTCCCAAGAAGGGCCATCCTGGCCGCTTTCAGTGCCTCCTTTTGAGGACCCTGCTCAGAGTGCACGAGTCGAAGCTCAACCACCTGAGATGAGGACCATGGAGCTCGGGGAGACCTCTTCTGGTGTGCAGGGACAGCAGCCCATGGGTCTGGTGTATAATCAGGAGACGGGCCAATGGGAAAGCATGTATCGGCAGCCGACGCCCAGCGCTCCACCTGAGGCAGCCCAAGACTCCTTAAACCCAGAGGTGCCCGTTGATAACCCAGATGAGGACTCGCTCAGGAG gAGGTTGTTGGAATCGTCACTGTTTCCATTTTCACGATATGATATGTCAGGGTCCAGAGATCATCCAATATACCCTGACCCTGCAAG GTTGTCTCCAGCTGCATACTACGCTCAGAGGATGATCCAGTATCTGTCTCGGAGAGAAAGTATTCGCCAGCGTTCCTTGCAGAACCGCCTACGGACACTTTCAACCTCTCAATCCGAGAGCCAGGCCAACAACCCGTCCTCCACACCACCAGAGGCCAGCGATGGGGACTATGAGGACATCGA GGAACCTGGAGACAGGACGAGACACAGAATGCCTCGCAACGCTAGAATGTCAGCCCCCTCTCTCGGGCGCTTCGTCCCACG gAGGTTCCTGTTACCGGAGTACTTGCCTTATGCTGGACTGTTCCATGAGAGGGGTCAGTCAGGGCTCGCCACCCACTCCTCTATAAACAGAGTATTAGCAG GTGCGTCTATAGGGGATGGGCAGTCAGCTGTGGCCAGTAACATTGCCAACACCACGTACAGGCTGCAGTGGTGGGATTTCACCAAGTTTGACCTTCCAGAGATTAGCAATG CTTCGGTGAACGTTCTGGTTCCTCACTGTAAGATCTACAACGATGCCAGCTGTGACATTTCAGCAAATGGGCAGCTTTTGGCCGTCTTCATTCCCAGCAGCCAACGGGGTTTCGCCGACGAGGGCAATCTGGCCATTTACTCCCTCGCGCCCCATAACTTGGGCGAGATGCTCTACACCAAGAGATTCG GTCCGAATGCTATTTCAGTGAGTCTTTCTCCTATGGGTTGCTACGTGATGGTGGGATTGGCTTCTCGAAGAATCCTCCTCCACCCCACCACTGACCACATGGTGGCGCAAGTGTTCCGCCTACAGCAGCCGCACGGTGGCGAAACATCTATTAGG ATGATGTTCAATGTGGTCTACCCCATGGCTCCAGACCAGAGGAGACATGTCAGTATTAACTCAGCCAGATGGCTTCCAGAGCCAGGCATGGGATTGGCCTACGGAACCAACAAGGGAGACTTGGTCATCTGCAGGCCAGT AGATTTCCGCAGTGATGGGGACAGTTCATCAGACCTGAATACCGATTCCCTGTTTACCGTCAGCAGCAGCGGCGGCAGCAGTCGAACCCGCGGAGTGGAGCGGCCGGG AACAAGCAGGTCCGGCTGGAGATTCGACCGAGACATGGGTCTAATGAACGCTATTGGCCTACAGCCGCGTCAGCCCGCCCCTTCTGTGACCTCACAGGGGACGCAGACGCCAGTGGTGCGACTGCAGAACGCCGAGACGCAGACGGAGAGAGACCTTCCTTCAACCAGCACCTTCCAGAACGCACACACATCAAGACACA TGGTTCAGACCGCAAGCACCAGCacggacagacacacacacccagagaCGGCACACACAATGTCACACACAGCCGTTCAAGCATCTACCTCAGATGCATCGCTGAACCGGACCAGCTTACCCAGCACATACCACG GGGATTCAGCGGCTGAGTCTGGCACAGGCGAGGATGCACTCTCTCGGATCCGCCGCCTAATGGCGGAAGGTGGAATGACGGCCGTGGTCCAGCGGGAACGCAGCACTACCATGGCCTCAATGGGTGGCTTCGGGAACAATATCGTGGTCAGCCACAGGATTCACCGCGGCTCGCAGACATCAGTGAGGACGACTCAGACGGGAAACCCGACCGCAGAAACACCCACCGGTCTTGCTGTCCCCACTGCACCCATGTTTCGCACAGAACCTTCAGCAGACTCTCTAGAAGCTCCTGGTCCATCAGGGGCTGCCGGTTCCTCATTTCCACCACAGTTTACAGCTCGGTCCGAGGTCGCGAGGGCGTCGCCCATGTTGGACGCGGACTTATTTGGTAGCCGTCAAAATGATGACCCTCAACACCATTTACCCCCTAGTCGTTTAAACATGTCTAACCATAgcaacaacaataacaatgacCATAGTTACAGCGAAAGCAGGAGCCGGGACTACCCCGACGACCTGTATGGCAGATAG